Proteins co-encoded in one Malus sylvestris chromosome 9, drMalSylv7.2, whole genome shotgun sequence genomic window:
- the LOC126582449 gene encoding phosphoenolpyruvate carboxylase-like has protein sequence MAARNLEKMASIDAQLRLLAPGKVSEDDKLVEYDALLLDRFLDILQDLHGESLRETVQDCYELSAEYERKQDPQKLEELGKMLTSLEPGDSIVIAKSFSHMLNLANLAEEVQIAYRRRIKLKKKGDFADEASATTESDIEETLKRLVGDLKKSPEEVFDALKNQTVDLVLTAHPTQSVRRSLLQKHARVRNCLTQLYAKDITPDDKHELDEALQREIQAAFRTDEIRRTPPTPQDEMRAGMSYFHETIWKGVPKFLRRVDTALKNIGINERVPYNAPLIQFSSWMGGDRDGNPRVTPEVTRDVCLLARMMAANLYFSQIEDLMFELSMWRCNDELRTRADELHRSSKKDAKQYIEFWKKIPPNEPYRVILGDVRDKLYNTRERARQLLANGVSDIHDDTTFTNVEQFLEPLELCYRSLCSCGDRVIADGSLLDFLRQVSTFGLSLVRLDIRQESDRHTDVINAITKHLEIGSYREWSEERRQEWLLSELHGKRPLFGRDVPKTEEIADVLETFHVISELPSDNFGAYIISMATAPSDVLAVELLQRECGVKKPLRVVPLFEKLADLEAAPAAVARLFSIDWYKNQINGKQEVMIGYSDSGKDAGRLSAAWQLYKAQEELIKVAKQFGVKLTMFHGRGGTVGRGGGPTHLAILSQPPDTIHGSLRVTVQGEVIEQSFGEEHLCFRTLQRFTAATLEHGMHPPVSPKPEWRALMDEMAVIATKEYRSIVFQEPRFVEYFRLATPELEYGRMNIGSRPSKRKPSGGIESLRAIPWIFAWTQTRFHLPVWLGFGAAFKHAIEKDAKNLQMLHKMYNHWPFFRVTIDLIEMVFAKGDPGIASLYDKLLVSEDLWSFGDRLRSNYEETKRLVLQVAGHRALLEGDPYLRQRLLLRDSYITTLNVCQAYTLKQIRDPNYHVKVRPHLSKEYMETTSKPAAELVKLNPTSEYAPGLEDTLILTMKGIAAGMQNTG, from the exons ATGGCTGCAAGGAacttggagaagatggcttcaATTGACGCCCAGCTGAGGCTTTTGGCACCTGGGAAGGTCTCTGAGGATGACAAACTGGTTGAGTACGATGCTCTGCTGTTGGATCGCTTCCTTGATATTCTTCAGGATTTACATGGAGAGAGTCTCAGAGAAACG GTGCAAGATTGTTATGAGCTTTCCGCGGAATATGAAAGAAAGCAGGACCCTCAAAAGTTGGAGGAACTCGGGAAAATGCTAACGAGTTTGGAACCCGGGGACTCCATTGTCATTGCTAAATCCTTTTCTCACATGCTTAACTTGGCAAATTTGGCCGAGGAAGTTCAGATTGCGTACCGGAGGAGGATCAAGTTGAAGAAGAAGGGAGATTTTGCTGATGAGGCGTCGGCTACTACGGAGTCAGACATTGAAGAGACTCTCAAGAGGCTTGTGGGGGACCTGAAAAAGTCCCCAGAAGAAGTTTTTGATGCCTTGAAGAACCAGACTGTAGATTTAGTTCTGACTGCACATCCTACTCAGTCTGTTCGCAGGTCTTTGCTTCAAAAGCATGCAAG GGTAAGAAATTGTTTGACGCAGTTGTATGCTAAGGACATTACGCCTGATGATAAGCACGAACTCGATGAGGCTTTACAAAGGGAG ATTCAAGCTGCATTTCGTACAGATGAAATCCGAAGGACTCCTCCAACCCCTCAAGATGAGATGAGGGCAGGAATGAGCTACTTCCATGAGACAATTTGGAAAGGTGTACCAAAATTCTTACGTCGTGTTGACACTGCTTTGAAGAACATAGGGATAAACGAACGTGTTCCTTACAATGCCCCTCTCATTCAGTTTTCTTCTTGGATGGGTGGGGATCGTGATG GAAACCCTAGGGTCACTCCTGAAGTTACTCGGGATGTATGCTTATTGGCTAGAATGATGGCTGCTAACTTATACTTCTCCCAGATAGAGGATCTTATGTTTGAG TTATCTATGTGGCGATGCAATGATGAGCTTCGCACTCGTGCTGATGAACTTCATAGGTCTTCAAAGAAGGATGCAAAACAGTACATAG AGTTTTGGAAAAAAATTCCTCCAAATGAGCCTTATCGTGTTATTCTTGGTGATGTAAGAGACAAGCTTTACAATACGCGTGAACGTGCTCGCCAGTTATTAGCCAATGGAGTCTCTGACATTCATGACGACACAACGTTTACCAATGTTGAACAG TTTCTGGAGCCTCTCGAACTTTGTTACCGGTCACTCTGCTCCTGTGGCGATCGAGTAATTGCTGATGGAAGCCTTCTTGATTTCTTACGACAAGTTTCTACTTTTGGGCTGTCTCTTGTGAGGCTAGACATACGACAAGAATCAGACAGGCACACTGATGTCATCAATGCTATAACAAAGCACCTGGAGATAGGGTCTTATCGAGAATGGTCTGAGGAGCGTCGGCAAGAATGGCTCTTGTCTGAGCTTCATGGCAAGCGCCCCCTTTTTGGCCGTGATGTTCCCAAGACTGAAGAAATTGCTGATGTGCTGGAAACGTTCCATGTCATTTCAGAACTTCCCTCAGACAATTTTGGTGCTTATATTATATCAATGGCAACAGCCCCATCTGATGTTCTCGCTGTTGAGCTTTTACAACGTGAATGTGGTGTGAAGAAGCCACTGAGGGTTGTTCCATTGTTTGAGAAGCTTGCTGATCTTGAGGCTGCTCCTGCTGCTGTGGCTCGTCTCTTTTCAATAGACTGGTACAAAAACCAGATCAATGGGAAGCAAGAAGTAATGATAGGGTACTCAGATTCCGGGAAGGATGCTGGTCGTTTATCTGCAGCATGGCAGTTATACAAGGCTCAGGAAGAGCTCATAAAGGTTGCAAAACAATTTGGGGTTAAGCTTACGATGTTTCATGGTCGAGGTGGAACAGTTGGAAGAGGAGGGGGCCCCACCCATCTTGCTATATTGTCTCAGCCACCCGACACTATTCATGGTTCACTTCGTGTTACAGTTCAAGGTGAAGTTATTGAACAATCATTTGGGGAGGAACACTTGTGCTTTAGAACACTCCAGCGTTTCACAGCAGCTACACTTGAGCATGGAATGCATCCTCCAGTCTCCCCAAAGCCAGAATGGCGTGCACTCATGGATGAAATGGCCGTCATTGCAACAAAGGAATATCGTTCAATAGTTTTCCAGGAACCCCGTTTTGTGGAATACTTTCGCCTC GCAACACCGGAGTTGGAGTATGGTCGAATGAACATTGGGAGTCGTCCTTCAAAACGAAAGCCCAGTGGAGGCATTGAATCACTTCGTGCAATCCCATGGATCTTTGCTTGGACCCAGACAAGATTTCACTTACCAGTGTGGCTTGGCTTCGGGGCAGCATTTAAGCATGCTATTGAGAAGGATGCAAAGAATCTTCAAATGCTCCACAAGATGTATAACCACTGGCCTTTTTTCAGAGTCACAATTGATTTAATTGAGATGGTGTTTGCCAAGGGCGATCCGGGTATTGCATCTCTCTATGACAAGCTTCTTGTGTCAGAAGACCTATGGTCATTTGGTGACCGATTGAGGTCCAACTATGAAGAAACTAAGCGCCTCGTCCTCCAG GTTGCTGGACATAGGGCTCTTCTGGAAGGAGATCCTTATTTGAGGCAGCGACTCCTCCTTCGTGATTCATATAT